One Labrus mixtus chromosome 12, fLabMix1.1, whole genome shotgun sequence DNA segment encodes these proteins:
- the pnocb gene encoding prepronociceptin b, with the protein MKIPLWYLVVLLACLFSPGRGDCQGECVACGLLMQQQQLQRAFNTMVCLLECEGHVSSSFTWKLCKRALKLSHHPTISEEGALFKRAGGELTSVDLNSDSELLQSAAEEHFQEGDRDETPFEQRSVQYDSSLLESSEEGEGLRGLVDLSLVDEDRKPREERNVGSDSQLEVDEDDASEAITLSKRFGGFQRGRHGYRKLIGSPMRPLQKRYGGFIGVRKSARKWNNQKRVNQLLRQYLGMRSSRSGRFNNVPVTRVWRQNKL; encoded by the exons ATGAAGATCCCTCTGTGGTACCTGGTGGTGCTGCTGGCATGTCTCTTCTCTCCTGGACGCGGTGACTGCCAGGGGGAATGTGTAGCGTGTGGTCTGctaatgcagcagcagcagctgcagcgaGCCTTCAACACcatg gtgtgtttgttggAGTGTGAGGGTCACGTCTCCTCTTCATTCACATGGAAGCTGTGTAAACGTGCCCTAAAGCTATCGCACCATCCGACAATATCTGAGGAGGGCGCTCTTTTCAAGAGAGCAGGAGGGGAGCTGACCTCTGTCGACCTGAACTCAGACAGTGAGCTGCTGCAGTCGGCAGCCGAAGAGCACTTCCAGGAGGGCGATCGGGATGAGACACCCTTTGAGCAGCGCAGTGTCCAGTATGACTCATCACTGCTGGAATCctctgaggagggggagggccTGCGGGGTCTGGTGGATCTCAGTCTGGTGGATGAGGACAGGAAGCCAAGGGAGGAGAGGAACGTGGGGAGTGACAGCCAGCTAGAAGTGGATGAGGATGATGCCTCAGAGGCCATCACCTTATCCAAACGCTTTGGTGGATTTCAGAGGGGCCGCCATGGATACAGGAAGCTTATTGGCTCACCGATGAGGCCCCTACAGAAGCGCTATGGTGGGTTCATAGGTGTCCGGAAATCTGCCCGCAAGTGGAACAATCAGAAGCGGGTGAACCAGCTGCTCAGGCAGTACCTGGGCATGAGGAGCAGCCGCAGCGGCAGGTTCAACAACGTCCCTGTAACTCGCGTTTGGAggcaaaacaaactgtaa
- the znf395b gene encoding zinc finger protein 395b isoform X1, translated as MAAIAPEDGDAAEAGGLPVCPSGQQVCVSTAMHKSSECERQQNLSCVQTDKAFRERGQQKNKTSVKQGGMEHGWSSKAAPFKTTGSTVHLGNVSSAREAPYSFRSPESVEMDEIMAAMVLTSLSCNPVVQSPPQTDPVTVGSSSSVDMECGGGELSDSGSSGYWSWDHGNGSPAPSPSVTEMDSSPDEGLHMELEQGEELNAKKIKSSFRGVYKCLWPSCGKVLTSSVGIKRHIRVLHLGSGSDQSQREEDFYFTKISCETVDTGSTPVPLQPALVQASSSHLSWASCGSPSASEPQISPAYRPRSNSSSGPGQSQSSTLSQSAPSSFWQIHSEHLYQACSPVQVSVASKNPPGCQVWTPSASVSGHSNTPMIKPRCRSVSVGEQWLQQNRLQPISVSPSRNHCSFRKGRGEAKKCRKVYGVERKDQWCTACRWKKACQRFPD; from the exons ATGGCAGCTATAGCACCTGAGGACGGAGATGCAGCGGAGGCAGGCGGGCTGCCAGTCTGCCCGTCGGGACAGCAGGTCTGCGTCTCCACAGCGATGCATAAGAGCAGCGAGTGTGAAAGACAACAGAACCTG agctgtgtgCAGACCGACAAAGCATTTCGGGAGAGAGGGCAACAAAAGAACAAGACGTCAGTGAAGCAGGGAGGGATGGAGCATGGCTGGAGCAGCAAGGCGGCACCCTTCAAAACTACAGGATCCACAGTGCACCTCGGCAACGTGTCATCTGCTAGGGAGGCGCCATACAG TTTCCGCAGCCCGGAGTCGGTGGAGATGGATGAGATCATGGCGGCCATGGTTCTGACCAGTCTTTCCTGCAACCCGGTGGTCCAGAGTCCTCCACAAACAGACCCTGTGACAG TTGGCTCCTCGTCATCAGTGGACATGGAGTGTGGGGGCGGCGAGCTGTCTGACAGCGGAAGCAGTGGCTACTGGAGCTGGGACCACGGCAACGGGAGTCCCGCCCCTTCACCATCCGTCACTGAGATGGACAGCAGCCCCGATGAGGGCCTGCATATGGAGCTGGAGCAAGGGGAGGAGCTtaatgccaaaaaaataaag AGCTCGTTCAGAGGTGTTTACAAATGTCTGTGGCCCAGTTGTGGCAAGGTGCTTACGTCTTCAGTTGGGATTAAAAGACACATCCGTGTGCTGCATCTGGG CAGTGGGTCGGATCAGTCCCAGAGGGAAGAGGACTTTTACTTCACTAAGATCTCCTGTGAGACTGTGGACACCGGCTCCACTCCGGTGCCCCTCCAGCCGGCTCTGGTCCAGGCGTCGTCCTCTCATCTCAGCTGGGCCTCCTGCGGCTCCCCCTCTGCCTCAGAGCCCCAGATCTCTCCAGCCTACAGGCCCAGGTCCAACTCCAGCTCCGGGCCCGGCCAAAGCCAGTCCAGTACGCTCAGCCAGTCGGCCCCCAGCAGCTTCTGGCAGATCCACTCGGAACATCTCTATCAG GCCTGTAGCCCCGTCCAGGTTTCTGTGGCCTCCAAGAACCCCCCCGGCTGCCAGGTTTGGACTCCTTCTGCCTCCGTCTCCGGCCACAGTAACACTCCG ATGATTAAACCTCGCTGCCGGTCAGTCAGTGTCGGGGAACAGTGGCTCCAACAGAACAGGCTGCAGCCTATAAGTGTGTCGCCCTCCCGCAATCACTGCTCCTTCAG GAAAGGTCGTGGAGAGGCCAAAAAGTGCCGTAAGGTGTACGGAGTGGAGCGCAAGGATCAGTGGTGCACCGCCTGCCGCTGGAAAAAAGCCTGCCAGCGCTTTCCTGACTGA
- the znf395b gene encoding zinc finger protein 395b isoform X2: MAAIAPEDGDAAEAGGLPVCPSGQQVCVSTAMHKSSECERQQNLSCVQTDKAFRERGQQKNKTSVKQGGMEHGWSSKAAPFKTTGSTVHLGNVSSAREAPYSFRSPESVEMDEIMAAMVLTSLSCNPVVQSPPQTDPVTVGSSSSVDMECGGGELSDSGSSGYWSWDHGNGSPAPSPSVTEMDSSPDEGLHMELEQGEELNAKKIKSSFRGVYKCLWPSCGKVLTSSVGIKRHIRVLHLGGSDQSQREEDFYFTKISCETVDTGSTPVPLQPALVQASSSHLSWASCGSPSASEPQISPAYRPRSNSSSGPGQSQSSTLSQSAPSSFWQIHSEHLYQACSPVQVSVASKNPPGCQVWTPSASVSGHSNTPMIKPRCRSVSVGEQWLQQNRLQPISVSPSRNHCSFRKGRGEAKKCRKVYGVERKDQWCTACRWKKACQRFPD, from the exons ATGGCAGCTATAGCACCTGAGGACGGAGATGCAGCGGAGGCAGGCGGGCTGCCAGTCTGCCCGTCGGGACAGCAGGTCTGCGTCTCCACAGCGATGCATAAGAGCAGCGAGTGTGAAAGACAACAGAACCTG agctgtgtgCAGACCGACAAAGCATTTCGGGAGAGAGGGCAACAAAAGAACAAGACGTCAGTGAAGCAGGGAGGGATGGAGCATGGCTGGAGCAGCAAGGCGGCACCCTTCAAAACTACAGGATCCACAGTGCACCTCGGCAACGTGTCATCTGCTAGGGAGGCGCCATACAG TTTCCGCAGCCCGGAGTCGGTGGAGATGGATGAGATCATGGCGGCCATGGTTCTGACCAGTCTTTCCTGCAACCCGGTGGTCCAGAGTCCTCCACAAACAGACCCTGTGACAG TTGGCTCCTCGTCATCAGTGGACATGGAGTGTGGGGGCGGCGAGCTGTCTGACAGCGGAAGCAGTGGCTACTGGAGCTGGGACCACGGCAACGGGAGTCCCGCCCCTTCACCATCCGTCACTGAGATGGACAGCAGCCCCGATGAGGGCCTGCATATGGAGCTGGAGCAAGGGGAGGAGCTtaatgccaaaaaaataaag AGCTCGTTCAGAGGTGTTTACAAATGTCTGTGGCCCAGTTGTGGCAAGGTGCTTACGTCTTCAGTTGGGATTAAAAGACACATCCGTGTGCTGCATCTGGG TGGGTCGGATCAGTCCCAGAGGGAAGAGGACTTTTACTTCACTAAGATCTCCTGTGAGACTGTGGACACCGGCTCCACTCCGGTGCCCCTCCAGCCGGCTCTGGTCCAGGCGTCGTCCTCTCATCTCAGCTGGGCCTCCTGCGGCTCCCCCTCTGCCTCAGAGCCCCAGATCTCTCCAGCCTACAGGCCCAGGTCCAACTCCAGCTCCGGGCCCGGCCAAAGCCAGTCCAGTACGCTCAGCCAGTCGGCCCCCAGCAGCTTCTGGCAGATCCACTCGGAACATCTCTATCAG GCCTGTAGCCCCGTCCAGGTTTCTGTGGCCTCCAAGAACCCCCCCGGCTGCCAGGTTTGGACTCCTTCTGCCTCCGTCTCCGGCCACAGTAACACTCCG ATGATTAAACCTCGCTGCCGGTCAGTCAGTGTCGGGGAACAGTGGCTCCAACAGAACAGGCTGCAGCCTATAAGTGTGTCGCCCTCCCGCAATCACTGCTCCTTCAG GAAAGGTCGTGGAGAGGCCAAAAAGTGCCGTAAGGTGTACGGAGTGGAGCGCAAGGATCAGTGGTGCACCGCCTGCCGCTGGAAAAAAGCCTGCCAGCGCTTTCCTGACTGA